The nucleotide window TGCCACCCAAACCTGTAGGAGGGTGCGTTGGCAGCTCATATTCATACTCATGGAAATTACAAATGACGACGCTAACGCCAGACCCACCCTACGAAAAACCAATTCCCCACCCCGACAACTGCTTCATGGCGCTCACCAGCAACTGCACCGACATGCCCACGCTGTTCGTCGATACCCACGCGCCGATCGATGTTTTGTATGACGCTGCCAGCTATCGAATTCGCGCAGTCACTCAAGTGCTTGAGAACCTGTCCATGCGCGGCTCGGTCGAGTGTGATTCGGTGATCCTCAGCGACTTCGCTTTGCTCTGCGCCATTCCGTTGCGGGATGGGTGCGATGTGCTGGATGTAATTGGGCGGCGGTTGCGGGCTCGGCCATTGGAGTAGCGTCGAGCTGCTTTTTGTGGCGAGGGAGCTTGCTCCCTCGCCACAAGAGCAAGATCAAAAGATCGCAGCCTTCGGCAGCTCCTACGGGAGTTTGCGTCGGGAGAGGGGCCGCTTCGCGACCCACAAAGGTCCGGTTATGGCTGAAGGCCGGTGATCAGATGAACCACTCCATCCTCCAGCATCATCACTCCCGGCACTCCAGCCGCTGTCAACGCCTGCCGATCCATCCGCGTCACATCCCGTAACTCCACCCGCATCCGGGTTAGCGCCACGGGCTGATGCGACTTGAGGTTATCCACACCGCCCAGTGCGGCCACGACATTCGGCGCCAACCCGGAAACGGCTTGAGCCACCGCTTTCGGCTCATCCACCACCAGATCCGGGGTCAACGCCTTCCAGAACGCCCGTTGCATTTTCTCGAACATGCTCAGTTCTCCAGAACCAGTGAAGTATCGACCGTCGCCTCATGGTGCAGCCGCAACGCCTCGCGTACCTGCTCGGCACTTTCCAGCCCCAGCACTTGCTGGGCGATGGCCTGGCAATCCAGCAGGTCCACTTCGCGGACCGCCGCTTTGATCGCCGGAATCAACGGCACACTCACCGACAGCTCATCCACGCCAAGCCCCAGCAACAGCGGCACCGCCAGTTTTTCCGACGCCAGGGCGCCGCACACGCCGACCCATTTGCCATGGGCATGAGCGGCTTTCACCGTGTTGGCGATCAGGCGCAGCACCGACGGATGAAAACTGTCGGCCTGACTGGCCAGCCGTGGGTGATCGCGGTCCATGGCCAGGGTGTATTGGGTCAGGTCGTTGGTGCCGATGGAGAAGAAATCCACTTCGGGCGCAAACAGGTCAGCCATCAGCGCCGCCGCCGGCACTTCGATCATGATCCCCAGTTTCGGCAGTTCCGTGAGGCCCAATGCCAGCGCCTCTTCTTCAAGCAGCTGACGGGCCAGCCGCAGCTCCGACAGCTGCGTAACCATCGGCAGCATGATGTGCAGGCGAGCCAGCCCGGCGCTGCTCAAAATTGCCTTGAACTGATCGCGCAACAGCTGCGGACGCTCCAGGCACAGACGAATTCCGCGCATGCCCAGGAACGGGTTGGTTTCGCGGTCCATCGGCACGTAGGCCAATGGTTTGTCACCGCCGACATCCAGGGTTCGCACCACCAGATTACGCGCTGGCCCTAATGCTCGGGCGATAGCGCTGTAGGTGGATGCTTGCTCGTCATGGCTTGGCGCGTGATTGCGATCCAGATAAAGAAACTCCGAACGCAGCAGACCGACGCCCTCGCCGCCTAGCGCCATGGCCTGTTCGGCTTCGGCCAGCGAAGCGATGTTGGCGGTGATTTCAACGTGATGCCCATCGCGGGTACAGGCAGCCAGCGCAGCATTTTCCAGCTCGTATTGCTGGCGTTTCTTTTGTCGCTGACGATTGGCTTGCAACTGCTCAATGGCAACCTGCGCGGGATCCAGCTGCAACTCGCCCTTGTCGGCATCGAGCAAAACCCGGGTGCCATTGGCCAGTGCCAGCACCTGAACCGGCAACCCGCAGATCGCCGGCAAGCCGAAGGCCCGCGCGAGGATCGCCACGTGGCTGGTGGCGCCACCGCCGACCGTCGCGAAACCCAGCACCTTGCGCGTGTCCAGGCCAGCCGTCTGGGAGGGTGTCAGTTGCTCGGCAATCAAAATCGCCCCTTCCGGCAACTCCATCGCCTGATCCTCTACGCCGAGAATCAGCTTGAGCACCCGTTGACCGACGTCGGCCAAATCCGCTGCCCGTTCGGCCAGCAAGGCATTGCCGAGTTTTTTGAACAAGGCAGCCGTCGACTCCGTGGCTGCGCGCCAGGCAAAACCGGCGCTTTTGCCGGCGTCGATCAGTGCCAGGGCCTGATCCAGCAGGCTTGGGTCTTCGAGCAGTTCCTGATGCGCCTTGAAGATATCTGCCTGGGCGTCACCCGTGGCCTGGTCACGCAACTGCTGCAGGCCTAGAACCGCCGCCGCCAACGCCCGTGACAGGCGCTCGCGCTCAACTTGCGCGCCCCGACCGGATTCAATGACTTCAAGGGTCTGCTGCGCAATCTGCACCACCTGGCCAAACGCCGACCCCGCCGATGCACAGACTCCGCGCAGCACCTTCAGCGATGAGGCCTCAGCGGCAACCGGCTCAACCTCTGCCATCACCGTCACGGCTTCCCCGCAACCGGCAGCCAGCAACTCGGCCAGAGTCTTGATCGCCACTTCAGCATCTGCGCCCGCCGCGCTGACTTGCACAATGTCGCCATGAGCGGTCTGCAACGCCATGATCGCCACCAGGGATTTGGCGTTCGCGCTGTCCTGCTGTTTATGCAGACAAATACTCGCCGAAAAACCTTTCGCCGCCTGGGCAAACACCGCCGCAGGGCGAGCGTGCAAGCCATTGAGATTGGGCAGCATCAGCGGTTTGGAGAACAGCGCCTCGCCCTCCTCCGGCATCTGCTCATCGGCCGCCACTTCGGATGGATTCAGACTCAGCAGTGGCTGACCGCTTTGCACCACGCCCGTTTCAGGTGTCAGCCAGGTGAACGGCTCACCGCTGACCACCAGCATCAAGGTCAACAAACTACGGGCGTTCAAGGCAATGTAATCGGCATCGAACCCGATCAGCGCCTGCCCCACCTCAACCCGCTGACCTTCCTCCACCAACCGGGTGAAGCCCTTGCCGGCCAGGTTCACGGTGTCTAGGCCGATGTGCATCAACACCTGCACGCCGTTCTCGTCGGTGATGCTGACGGCATGCCCGCTGACCTGCACATTGCTGATCACTCCAGCCAGCGGTGCGCACAAGGTGGATGAGGTCGGGTCGATACACAGACCGTCACCGATCACGCGACTGGAAAACACCTGATCGGGCACCTGGTCCAGCGGCATCAGCACGCCGGACAAAGGTGCCAGCAGTTGCAATTGTTGGGGTGTGGCCATGACGTCACCTGCTGTTTTGTTCTGTATAAAAGACGCTGCGATCTCGTGGTACCCGGTAGGAGCTGCCGAAGGCTGTGATCTGTTGGCGCCCGCAAGGACGTCAAGATCAAAAGATCGCAGCCTTCGGCAGCTCCTACCGGGTCATGCGGCGTTTATTTCCACCAATACTCGACCTGCAACCCGACGTTCGAACCGTGTCGCGCCGTGCCGAAAGCGCCGGTGTCGGACAATGCCGAGCCCGCCGCCAGTTCATTGGCCGCCCGTTTGGCCGCCTCGTTCCAGCTGGCATAGGTGTAATACAGGCGCACCTCGGGGCGCGCCCAGAATTCCGGGCCCTTGGGCGACCAGGTCGGGGCGATGGTGAACTTGCTCAGTTTGCGCGTGCCGCCTGTGGCCTCGACCTGATCGTGGCCCAGTTCGGTCACCAGTTTGATTTGCTCGGTGATCGCATAGGCCGGGCGAATCCCGAGGGAAATCCAGTTCTGGTCGGCGCCGTCCGGGCGAATGTCTTTCTGATAGACCGCTTCGACTTGCCCGCCGAAACGCGGCGTCACCTGCCAGTCGAAGAACTCGACCACGCGGTAGCTCTTGTTACTGTCATCCAGCTTCACGTTACCGGTATAACCCAACCCGGTGCCGGGGCCTTCGCCGTACTGAAAGGCCAGTTTGTTCTTGCCGCCCAGAAAGCCCTTCTGCACATGCTGGGTGGTGATCGCCCAACCGCGATGGGCGTCGCGGCTGTCGGGTTTGTCGATGTAGCTCAGACCGAACTCCAGCTCACCGCCAGGGTTGGTGTTGAAGCCGGCGACGTTGAAATCGTGACGGTTGATGTAGTCCTTCTGGTACAGGTTGTCCTTGCGCGAGAAGGCGTAGCTGTACTTCAGATCGCCGATCAACACATCTTCGATCCCGCCGCCGGTGGCGCTCTGGTTCCAGTAGTAGAAGTCGGAAATATGGATGTCGTTGCGCTTGTAGTAACGTCGACCGGCCCACAGCGAGCCGCCGTTCAAGCCGGGCATGTTCGACCATTGCGCATACAGCTGCGGCATGCGCACCGAGCCGTTGTCGCCCTTGAACGTCAGGCTGCGGTCGTATTGGTTATACAGCGAGGCCATGCCGTCGACACTGAGCACCGAACCATCGTCCAGCGTGAACAGATCCTGACGCAATTCCAGCTCCGCATACTGTTCGCATTCGTTGCCTAGCCGGTATTTCGACTGTGCGCCCGGCAATTGAAAGCACGACTGGGAACTGCTGTTGACCGAGGTGCCGACACCGCTACGCAAATAGCCGGCGAGTTCCAGCGCCTGGGCCGACAACGGTAATCCCAGGCACACACCCACGACTGCAAGGCTACGATTTATTGTTGTTTTCAAGAACCACCTCGTTATTTTTATTGTGCGATGCAGCAAAACCGGCGCGCAAAACTCCCCCGCGCAGCGTTCTGCGTGTTTGTTTTGAAACAGTGTTTTAGTCGTTGCTCAAGTGCAGAACGAACGACTCATAAGGCCGTAGAAACACTTGCCGGTTTCGTGGCGGACAGTCCGGGTAGTTACTGATCACCAGACTTTGAACCATCGATTCATTGATCACTTCACACGGCAGCTCGACTTCGCACGGCAAGCCATAGAAGTTGTTCAGCACCAGCAAACGCTCGCCAAGGCCCTCACGCACGTACGCCCAAATTTGTGTGTGCTCAGGCAACAACTGCCGATACACGCCGTCAGACATCAGCGTTTCACTGTGGCGCAGGGCAATCAGCTGACGGTAGTGATGCAGCACCGAATCCGGATCGTCGAGTTGGTGGGCGACGTTGATTTGCGTGGCATTGGCCGGCACCCCGATCCAGGGCTCGACCGCACTGAAACCAGCGTTCGGCTCGGCGTTCCAGTGCATCGGCGTGCGGCCGTTGTCCCGGGACTTCTGCATGATCGCCGCCATGTTGTCGGCGTCGCTGCTACCTGCCTCACGCTTGAGCCGGAAGATGTTCAGGGTCTCGACATCGCGGTACTGATCGATGTGATCGAACCCCGGATTGGTCATGCCCAGCTCTTCGCCTTGATACACAAACGGCGTGCCCTGGAGAAAATGCAGCGCGGTGCCGAGCATCTTCGCCGACACCACCCGGTGCTCGCCATCATCACCAAAGCGCGAAACCACACGCGGCTGATCATGGTTACACCAGAACAGCGCGTTCCACCCCCCGCCAGCCTGCATGCCGGTCTGCCAGTCGGAGAGGATGCGCTTGAGTTCGAGGAAATCGAAATCGGCGCGAATCCACTTTTGCAGGTTCGGGTAATCAACCTTCAAGTGATGAAAGTTGAAAGTCATCGACAGCTCTTTCGACTCCGGTCGTGAGTAGCGAATGCAGTGTTCCAGGCTGGTGGAGGACATCTCGCCGACGTTGATCAGGTCGTGACCTTCGAAGACTTCGCGGTGCATCTGCTGCAAGTACTCGTGGACGTTCGGGCCGTCGGTGTAGAAACGCCGACCGTCGGTGTTGTCCTCAGGGAAGTTCGCCGGTTTGGAAATCAGGTTGATCACGTCCAGACGGAAACCGCCCACGCCCTTGTCGCGCCAGAAACGCATCATCTTGAAGACTTCGGCGCGTACCGTGGGGTTGTCCCAGTTCAGGTCGGCCTGCGTGTGGTCGAACAAGTGCAGGTAATACTGACCGGTCTGGGCTTCGTACTCCCAGGCTGAACCGCCGAACTTGGATTCCCAGTTGTTCGGCTGGTCGCGCCAGATATAAAAATCGCGGTAAGGGTTATCGAGGCTGCTGCGAGCCTGCTGGAACCAGGTGTGTTCGATCGAGGTGTGGTTGACCACGATGTCGAGCATCAGTTTGATCCCGCGCTTGGCGGCTTCGGCGATCAGCAGTTCGCAGTCGGCCATGGTCCCGTAGCTCGGGTCGATGGCGTAGTAATCGCTGATGTCGTATCCGTTGTCGCGCTGGGGCGAACGCAGGAACGGCGTAATCCACAGGCAATCGACACCCAGCCAGTGCAGGTAGTCGAGCTTGGCCACGACGCCGAGCAAGTCCCCCGTGGGGTTGCCGGCGTGGCTGTGAAAACTCTTCGGGTAGATCTGGTAGATCACCGAACGTTGCCAGTCTTGCATGGCGCTATTCCTTCAATAGGTTTGTATCGGCCTGAGGGCCCCTTCGCGAGCAGGCTCGCTTCCACTGTTGATTGCGCTCCAATGTGGGAGCGAGCCTGCTCGCGATAGCAATCTGTCAGGCAACGCGATACCCAGGCCGGACAATCTTCATGCTCAACCCGCAGGTCAAAACAAACGGCACAACCATGGCAATCACCATCCCGGCCACGAACATCGGGATGAACTGCGGGATGATCGAGATGAAACCGGGCAAGCCGCCGACGCCGATCGCCGAGGCCTGGACCTTGTTCAGCGACAGGAAGATGCAGCCCAGCGCCGAGCCGATCAGGGCCGCATAGAACGGAAATTTGTAGCGCAGGTTGACCCCGAACATGGCCGGTTCGGTGATGCCGAAGTAGGCAGAAATCGCCGAGGTCGAGGCCATGCTTTTGTCCCGTACATTGCGGGTCATGTAGAACACTCCCAGTGCCGCGCTGCCTTGGGCGAGGTTGGACATGACGATCATCGGCCAGATGAAGGTGCCACCCTGGGTGGAGATCAGTTGCAAGTCGACCGCGAGAAACATGTGGTGCATGCCGGTGATTACCAGCGGTGCGTAGAGCAGGCCGAAAATCGCGCCACCGACCATGGGCGCCAGGTCGAACAGGGTGACCACGCCTTCGGTGATGATAATCCCCAGATGGCGGGTCACCGGGCCAATCACCGCCAGCGCCAGCACACCGGTGACGACGATGGTGGTGATCGGCACCACCAGCAATTGCACCGCGTTAGGCACCCGTGCCCGCAGCCATTTTTCGATGACACTCATCACATAGGCCGCCAGCAGGATCGGCAGGATTTGCCCCTGATAACCGACCTTCTCGATCTGAAACAGGCCGAGGATGTCGAAGTACGGCAGGCTTTGCCCCTCCAGCCCGGCCACCGCTTTGCCGTAGTTCCAGGCATTGAGCAGATCCGGGTGCACCAGCATCAGGCCGAGCACGATGCCAAGGATTTCGCTGCCGCCAAAGCGCTTGGCCGCCGACCAGCCCACCAGTGCCGGGAGAAACACAAACGAGGTATTGGCCATCAGGTTGATCAGGCTCCAGAGGCCATCAAGCGTCGGGTAGGCCTCCAGGAGGGTCTTGCCCTCGATGAACATGCCCTTGGCGCCGATCAGGTTGTTGATGCCCATCAGCAGGCCGGCAATGATCAGCGCCGGGAGGATCGGCATGAACACGTCGGAAAACACCCGCACCAATCGCTGAATCGGGTGGATCTTGTCGACGCTTTTTTGTTTAACGTCGGCGATGGTCGAGGCGGCGAGACCGGTTTGCCGGCGCAGCTCGGCGTAGACCTTTTCCACTTCGCCGGGGCCAATCACCACTTGGAACAGGCCGCCGGTAAAGAATGAACCTTTGACCAGATCGATCTGGTTCAGCGTGGCGCTGTTGACCAGGCTCGGGTCCTTGAGGGCCAGGCGCAGACGTGTGACACAGTGCGCGGCCTGCTCGAGGTTGTCGCTGCCACCGAGGCTGTGCAGCAGCTCGGTGACGATGTTCGGATAGTCATGGCTCATGCTTGTTCTTCCGCTGTAGTTTTTTGTTATTGGCAGCACGCCGAAGCGAAAAGTACTCGTCTGTACGAGTTAAAGCAACAACTCGTACAGACGAGTTCGGTTTTGTTTATCCTGAACCCGACAGGCGGCGATATTTCCTACCTCCGAAGTCAAAGAAACCCAAAGCCGCATGGACAAACCCCTACCCTGCCCTTAAGGTTCAAAACCTTGAGCACAACGCGGCACAGAGCCATCCCCATGAGTAAATACAACCAGATCTACAGCGATCTGCTTGCCAGCATCACCACCGAACGTCTGGAACGCGGCGCCCGATTGCCTTCCGAAACCGAACTGATGGACAGCTATCAGGCCAGTCGCGGCACGGTGCGCAAGGCCATCGAGCAATTGCAGGAGCGCGGTTTCGCCCAGAAAGTCCACGGCAAAGGCACCTTCGTGCTGTCGACCAACCCGATCGAGTTTCAGCTCGGTGGCATCGTCAGCTTCCAGGAAACCTACCCACGACTGGGCAACGACGTCAGCACCGAGGTGGTCGAATTCACCCAGATCCCCCTCGAAGGCCCGCTGCTCGAACACATCAAGGCTGAAACAGGCAGCCTGATCACGCGGATCAAGCGGGTGCGGCGGATCGACGGCAAACGGGTGATTCTGGACATCAACCATTTCGTCAGCGACGTGATTCCCGGCCTGTCCCGAGACATCGCCGAGCAATCGATCTACGCCTTCATCGAGCAGACCCTGCAACTGCAAATCGCCTACGCCCAGCGCACCATCGAAGCAGTGCCCCGCAGCAAGGACGACCAGCAACACCTGGATCTCGACGACCAGAGCCATGTGATCGTGGTCAGCAACCAGACGTTTTTGCAGGATGGCAGGCAGTTCGAGTACACCGAGTCACGGCATACCCTGGATAAGTTCTATTTCTCGGATGTGGCACGGCGCTGAGATGCGCTACGGCCGGATAAAGGGAAATGAAGGCGGTCGTGTGCGTTTAACTTGCACGAACAAATAGGATGGGATGTGTTAGCTGCCTGACACTGGCAGCTAACAATCAATCGAACTTGTAACCCCTGCGCTTATCGAACTCCTGATACTTCTGCGAAATGGCCGGGTCATCGAAGGTTCCTTCAATAGTGTCCACCGAAACGAGTCCATTAAGCCCCTTAACTGACTGAATGGCGACTTCCCATTCGCCCGGATCCAGAGGCGGCTCGATAAAGTCTTTCAAGTAATCATCCAGGATTCCCTTGTCGGGCGTCTCGATCTCGCTACTTAACGCCGACAGGTAAGCGGACTTTGTCGTCCTGCTCCAGTTGATTGAAAACCCTGCTCGATCACACAACACCGAGTGAACCACGAGCATCGTTCGGCCATTGCCATCCAGGAACGGATGACCATAGGCAAAAAAACCCATCACTACACCGGGAGACTTTCTGAGCAAAACCTTGTTCTGGCCGAGACGAAGCCCTTCTTCTACAGCCCTTTTTGCCTCAAACGGAGGACAGAAGTATGTCTCGGCCTTGGAAATGGCCAAATCGGGAGAAGTGCTCAGTCTGTCCTTGCCAGCCCAAGGATAAAGATCCCCAAACAGAAGTTTGTGAACGTGTAAAAAATCAACGTAAGTGATTGTTCTCTTCTTGATCAAGTAAGCCATGGCATCAGACAGGTTCGCGGTAAACAAGTCGTGCTCAAGGTGTTTGACAATGTTGAGGTCTTTTTCACCCACAACATTTCTGAGATATCCCTTCGCGTCGAAATCCTTGAATGGGTCAAACACTCTTTCTTTCTCTCAAATAGTTGGCGAGTAGATGAACCGCTTCTGTGCCGGAGACCTTTTTCTCTTTTTTCAACGCAATGACCAACTGCTCAATTGAGTCGGTACGAACATCATCCCCAGCCAATCTCGAGACATTCTCCGCCCATTCATCGGCATATGTTTTGACGTAGGAAACCTTGCTGAACTCGGCCAGATCCAGCACGTACCGTTTGAGGCCAACAGTCGGGATGATCAAGTCACCGGTTTTAGGATGACGCCTTACTGTATTTTTCGCTTTCCGGGAGGGTGCCCGTTCATTGATGTAAACCACCGATCTTCCGCCCAGCGACAATTTGCGGCGGATTCGGCGATTGCCCTGCACGCATATTTTCGCTTCCTTGCGGGCGGCCGAACGGCGCTGTTCTGAAGGCGTCGTTTGCACTGAAGCGCTCATGCCTAACCGTCTAAATGCTTCGACCGCCAGTGTTTCAAGATCCTCGACAGGCGTAATGAGTCCGGTGTCAGGATTTCTGAACGCTTTGGCATAAACACCAATGCCCATCCGAACAATTACGCCCTTTTTCTGCAGCTCATCGAGAGCGACGGAAACTTGAGAGTGACCACCCAGCGATGCAACATCCGCGCGCAGGATCACATTACCCGACGTGTGCTGGATGGCCATCCGCATACGTTCTTCAAGCTTCATGTTCAATCCTCCCGACAGCGAGCGAATACTTTACCACCTGTCGAAGCAAAACTTCTGCTGGCTATGTCGCTCACTTTATACGCAACAGAAACAGACGTTTCAAAAGCAGCGAAGCATAACCCCCCCCTGACCGAGACCGGTTCAGGGGCTTTACGCAACGATGACTCTAGTGAGGGATCATTCCCACTCAATCGTCGCCGGCGTCTTGCTCGACACGTCATAAGTGACGCGGGAGATGCCTTCGATTTCATTGATGATCCGGCCGCTGACGGTTTCCAGCAGTTCGTAAGGCAGGTGTGCCCAACGCGCGGTCATGAAGTCGATGGTTTCCACGGCACGCAGGGCAACGACCCAGGCGTAACGATGGCCGTTGCCAACCACGCCAACCGATTTCACCGACTGGAACACCACGAACGCCTGGCTGACCTTGTGGGAACTTCGCCGACTTTGAAGGCACACTTGGCCAATAACGCCGCCACTTGTCTGGACGATGGACAAGCGATTTGTCGCTCATCAGCCCCTATTCTTCTGGCGAAGCAGCTTGTTACCGTTGAGGTATGCAGCAACCCGACAAACAGAGACAACCTCCCGTAGAATGCCTTCGTGGCTATGGAACACCTTCCTTCTAAACCTCTATGACCTAGGGGTTCCGCTCTCCACACCGCGCCTGCTTCTTGCAGGCGTTTTTATATCGGCTGTAGACACGATGCTGCAGCTCGTTCACGACGGCGGCCAAGGGAGAAAATCAAGGATGAATCAGGAGCTGTTCCTGCGTCGCCGTACCAAAGTTCACGTCCCGATGGGCACTGGCGGTGCCACGCGCGCTCAGGTCGCGTCGGCTGTCCGGGAAGTCGCGGCGTTCCGATGTGTACTATCAGAGCCTCTGATTGAGCAAATCGGCATGTTGTCCGCGACAGAACTCAAGCACTGGCTGCGCGACATTGTCGGAGTGCTTCGGCGGGAAACTGGCGCTCATGTGCACCACCGGCCGTTTTATCCTGACTTTCCAGAGCAAGTTCTGACGGCCTCAGAGGCGGAGTTGTACCTTAACGCCGTCATGCACTACCTCACGCTTCGGCGTTTACCACTGACTGAACAGTCTCGACCTGCGATGCTTGAAGGCAACTTCATATCCCGCGTTATCGAACCGGGAAGCGTCTCTGAGTTCGAGTCACTGCTCGAGCCGCTGGTTTCATCGCACACCTCGCTCTCCGAAGAGGAAACTGCCGATGTAGTCTGGTTTGTCCGAGAGTACAAAAGCAATGTGTTCCGTCTGCTGCCTGAGGCCGTCTCGTTCCGGGAGATCCGTGCACAGCTTGGCGGCGCGCTTATCCTGAATGTAGTCAACGATGCACGGGTGGACGCATTCCTGGAGCGAAACGTCGAAACGGCGACCGACGTGCTACGACTTGCGGTCGCGCTGAATGGAGGAGACGTGTCACTGACGGCAGCTTCGACACGTTTCACAGCGATGAAGCGCTCGGTGCGCCGTCTGCTGTTGCGTCTACTCGACCACATACCCAACGCTGTAGAAGACGTGATGCGCCATGCTGAGCGCTGGAAACGTCTGGCTGAAGTACTGCATCCGGGCGACTACGCCGATAAGTACCCACGAGCGCTAGCCGCCATCACGGCAGCGCGTCGCAACGAAGCGCCAGCCTCATTTGGATCACGTGTCGAAACATTGCTTGCCCAGCGTCACATCGCCACGCTTATGCCCATACTACAGAGCCGTCCTGGTGAGTTCGCACGACGGCTGGACGCGACCCTGCGGCGCGCGACGGAACCAGAGTCGGTTCTCGACGCGTTCGAGGCTGTTGCGACACAAGTGTCCTCACCTGTCCTGCTGCAGTTGCTGGCCCAATTACGTGCTCCGCGCCCCCTGCCCCTGCGGGCGTTCACACCGAAAGGTGCATTTGCCAAAGTCTATGGCATCAAGGATCGACGCGAACCTCTCACACCCGACGTGTTGGCTCGCGCAGCCCGAATCTGCGAGGACGCCCTCGTAATGCGTTTTGCGTCGCTGCCGCCACTAGGCCGCTGTTTCATCGATCCAGCATTACGCGAATACAGGGTGCCGCTGGCGCAGCGTG belongs to Pseudomonas sp. B21-015 and includes:
- the ptsP gene encoding phosphoenolpyruvate--protein phosphotransferase; protein product: MATPQQLQLLAPLSGVLMPLDQVPDQVFSSRVIGDGLCIDPTSSTLCAPLAGVISNVQVSGHAVSITDENGVQVLMHIGLDTVNLAGKGFTRLVEEGQRVEVGQALIGFDADYIALNARSLLTLMLVVSGEPFTWLTPETGVVQSGQPLLSLNPSEVAADEQMPEEGEALFSKPLMLPNLNGLHARPAAVFAQAAKGFSASICLHKQQDSANAKSLVAIMALQTAHGDIVQVSAAGADAEVAIKTLAELLAAGCGEAVTVMAEVEPVAAEASSLKVLRGVCASAGSAFGQVVQIAQQTLEVIESGRGAQVERERLSRALAAAVLGLQQLRDQATGDAQADIFKAHQELLEDPSLLDQALALIDAGKSAGFAWRAATESTAALFKKLGNALLAERAADLADVGQRVLKLILGVEDQAMELPEGAILIAEQLTPSQTAGLDTRKVLGFATVGGGATSHVAILARAFGLPAICGLPVQVLALANGTRVLLDADKGELQLDPAQVAIEQLQANRQRQKKRQQYELENAALAACTRDGHHVEITANIASLAEAEQAMALGGEGVGLLRSEFLYLDRNHAPSHDEQASTYSAIARALGPARNLVVRTLDVGGDKPLAYVPMDRETNPFLGMRGIRLCLERPQLLRDQFKAILSSAGLARLHIMLPMVTQLSELRLARQLLEEEALALGLTELPKLGIMIEVPAAALMADLFAPEVDFFSIGTNDLTQYTLAMDRDHPRLASQADSFHPSVLRLIANTVKAAHAHGKWVGVCGALASEKLAVPLLLGLGVDELSVSVPLIPAIKAAVREVDLLDCQAIAQQVLGLESAEQVREALRLHHEATVDTSLVLEN
- a CDS encoding carbohydrate porin; translated protein: MKTTINRSLAVVGVCLGLPLSAQALELAGYLRSGVGTSVNSSSQSCFQLPGAQSKYRLGNECEQYAELELRQDLFTLDDGSVLSVDGMASLYNQYDRSLTFKGDNGSVRMPQLYAQWSNMPGLNGGSLWAGRRYYKRNDIHISDFYYWNQSATGGGIEDVLIGDLKYSYAFSRKDNLYQKDYINRHDFNVAGFNTNPGGELEFGLSYIDKPDSRDAHRGWAITTQHVQKGFLGGKNKLAFQYGEGPGTGLGYTGNVKLDDSNKSYRVVEFFDWQVTPRFGGQVEAVYQKDIRPDGADQNWISLGIRPAYAITEQIKLVTELGHDQVEATGGTRKLSKFTIAPTWSPKGPEFWARPEVRLYYTYASWNEAAKRAANELAAGSALSDTGAFGTARHGSNVGLQVEYWWK
- the treP gene encoding PTS system trehalose-specific EIIBC component translates to MSHDYPNIVTELLHSLGGSDNLEQAAHCVTRLRLALKDPSLVNSATLNQIDLVKGSFFTGGLFQVVIGPGEVEKVYAELRRQTGLAASTIADVKQKSVDKIHPIQRLVRVFSDVFMPILPALIIAGLLMGINNLIGAKGMFIEGKTLLEAYPTLDGLWSLINLMANTSFVFLPALVGWSAAKRFGGSEILGIVLGLMLVHPDLLNAWNYGKAVAGLEGQSLPYFDILGLFQIEKVGYQGQILPILLAAYVMSVIEKWLRARVPNAVQLLVVPITTIVVTGVLALAVIGPVTRHLGIIITEGVVTLFDLAPMVGGAIFGLLYAPLVITGMHHMFLAVDLQLISTQGGTFIWPMIVMSNLAQGSAALGVFYMTRNVRDKSMASTSAISAYFGITEPAMFGVNLRYKFPFYAALIGSALGCIFLSLNKVQASAIGVGGLPGFISIIPQFIPMFVAGMVIAMVVPFVLTCGLSMKIVRPGYRVA
- the treC gene encoding alpha,alpha-phosphotrehalase — translated: MQDWQRSVIYQIYPKSFHSHAGNPTGDLLGVVAKLDYLHWLGVDCLWITPFLRSPQRDNGYDISDYYAIDPSYGTMADCELLIAEAAKRGIKLMLDIVVNHTSIEHTWFQQARSSLDNPYRDFYIWRDQPNNWESKFGGSAWEYEAQTGQYYLHLFDHTQADLNWDNPTVRAEVFKMMRFWRDKGVGGFRLDVINLISKPANFPEDNTDGRRFYTDGPNVHEYLQQMHREVFEGHDLINVGEMSSTSLEHCIRYSRPESKELSMTFNFHHLKVDYPNLQKWIRADFDFLELKRILSDWQTGMQAGGGWNALFWCNHDQPRVVSRFGDDGEHRVVSAKMLGTALHFLQGTPFVYQGEELGMTNPGFDHIDQYRDVETLNIFRLKREAGSSDADNMAAIMQKSRDNGRTPMHWNAEPNAGFSAVEPWIGVPANATQINVAHQLDDPDSVLHHYRQLIALRHSETLMSDGVYRQLLPEHTQIWAYVREGLGERLLVLNNFYGLPCEVELPCEVINESMVQSLVISNYPDCPPRNRQVFLRPYESFVLHLSND
- the treR gene encoding trehalose operon repressor yields the protein MSKYNQIYSDLLASITTERLERGARLPSETELMDSYQASRGTVRKAIEQLQERGFAQKVHGKGTFVLSTNPIEFQLGGIVSFQETYPRLGNDVSTEVVEFTQIPLEGPLLEHIKAETGSLITRIKRVRRIDGKRVILDINHFVSDVIPGLSRDIAEQSIYAFIEQTLQLQIAYAQRTIEAVPRSKDDQQHLDLDDQSHVIVVSNQTFLQDGRQFEYTESRHTLDKFYFSDVARR
- a CDS encoding PTS transporter subunit EIIB codes for the protein MFEKMQRAFWKALTPDLVVDEPKAVAQAVSGLAPNVVAALGGVDNLKSHQPVALTRMRVELRDVTRMDRQALTAAGVPGVMMLEDGVVHLITGLQP
- a CDS encoding Fic family protein, whose protein sequence is MFDPFKDFDAKGYLRNVVGEKDLNIVKHLEHDLFTANLSDAMAYLIKKRTITYVDFLHVHKLLFGDLYPWAGKDRLSTSPDLAISKAETYFCPPFEAKRAVEEGLRLGQNKVLLRKSPGVVMGFFAYGHPFLDGNGRTMLVVHSVLCDRAGFSINWSRTTKSAYLSALSSEIETPDKGILDDYLKDFIEPPLDPGEWEVAIQSVKGLNGLVSVDTIEGTFDDPAISQKYQEFDKRRGYKFD